A DNA window from Christiangramia salexigens contains the following coding sequences:
- a CDS encoding NAD(P)/FAD-dependent oxidoreductase gives MEHIVIIGNGISGITAARHIRKRSDKKITVISAESDYFFSRTALMYVYMGHMKWEHLKPYEDWFWDKNDINLLNKWVENIDFPNKILKFSDGGKLSYDKLVLATGSVYNKFGWEGEDLDGVQGLVSKQDLEELEENTKFTKHAVIVGGGLIGVELAEMLSTRNIKVSFLIREKAFWHSVLPLQDAQLISRHIQSHNIDLRHNTGLDRILSGPDGRVRAVKTTEGEEIECQLVGLCAGVRPNIEFLRNTELETDRGILVNPYLETNISDVYAIGDCAQHRKAIGQRKPVEAVWYTGRIMGETLAKSLTGDKTPYEPGIWFNSAKFFDIEYQTYGWVWPKPKENERHLHWEHQSGLKAVTVSFDTNTNEFLGINTFGIRMRHNIIESWLKENRSITYVLSNLKAANFDPEFYEHHEKEIFNSFKNNLQEA, from the coding sequence ATGGAGCATATCGTAATTATTGGAAATGGGATCTCTGGGATCACTGCTGCCCGTCATATCCGGAAAAGATCTGATAAAAAGATCACCGTGATTTCAGCAGAATCTGACTATTTCTTTTCCCGAACTGCGCTGATGTATGTCTATATGGGACATATGAAGTGGGAGCATTTAAAACCCTATGAAGACTGGTTCTGGGATAAGAACGATATCAATCTTTTAAATAAATGGGTGGAAAATATTGATTTCCCTAATAAAATATTGAAGTTTTCTGATGGAGGTAAGTTGAGCTACGATAAACTCGTACTTGCAACTGGCTCGGTCTATAATAAATTCGGATGGGAAGGCGAAGATCTTGACGGAGTTCAGGGGCTCGTAAGTAAGCAGGATCTTGAAGAGCTTGAAGAGAATACAAAATTCACCAAACATGCCGTAATTGTTGGAGGAGGCTTAATTGGCGTAGAGCTTGCCGAGATGCTTTCAACAAGGAATATTAAAGTAAGCTTTCTAATTAGAGAAAAAGCTTTTTGGCATAGTGTGCTGCCCTTGCAGGATGCGCAATTGATATCCAGACATATTCAATCACATAATATAGATCTAAGACATAATACTGGATTAGACAGGATCCTTTCAGGACCAGATGGACGGGTCAGGGCTGTGAAGACTACCGAGGGAGAAGAGATCGAATGCCAGCTCGTAGGCCTTTGTGCAGGCGTTAGACCTAATATCGAATTTTTAAGAAATACCGAACTGGAAACCGATAGAGGTATTCTTGTAAATCCTTATCTGGAAACCAATATATCTGATGTATATGCGATAGGAGACTGTGCTCAGCATCGCAAAGCGATAGGGCAAAGAAAACCAGTAGAGGCGGTGTGGTATACCGGGAGAATAATGGGAGAAACGCTGGCCAAGTCTTTAACAGGTGATAAAACTCCTTATGAACCGGGTATCTGGTTCAACTCTGCTAAATTCTTTGATATTGAATACCAGACATATGGATGGGTTTGGCCTAAGCCAAAGGAAAATGAACGGCATTTGCACTGGGAGCATCAAAGTGGATTAAAGGCCGTAACCGTTTCTTTTGATACCAATACCAATGAGTTTTTAGGGATCAATACTTTCGGGATCAGGATGAGGCATAATATTATAGAAAGTTGGCTTAAGGAAAATAGAAGTATAACCTATGTGCTGTCTAACCTAAAGGCCGCTAATTTTGATCCGGAATTTTACGAGCATCACGAAAAAGAAATATTCAATAGTTTTAAAAATAACCTGCAGGAAGCTTAA
- a CDS encoding glycoside hydrolase family 113, with product MKPKIYKILILSLASIMFACQGKIPVKKINGVSLVASRDSLKPEQIAPMKKLYSNSVALMPFAFMPNIEEPELYFNNKRQWYGERKEGIKQAIALLQQQKLMIMLKPQIWIRNGHFTGDLKFKKEEDWKKFEQSYRDYLLLFAEVARDHNVEMLCVGTELFHFVNARPQFWEDLISEIREFYKGEIVYAENWDKANKIEIWKQLDYIGVDAYFPLSNEASPGLDELRSGWQPHKQMLRELSRKYNKPVIFTEYGYRSIDYAAREPWNSSREMNSINHKLQADALSALYDEFWSEPWFEGGFIWKWHQHENSGGMENNRFTPQNKPAEEVVKSYYKSFTD from the coding sequence ATGAAACCGAAAATTTATAAGATCCTGATTCTAAGTCTTGCCTCGATTATGTTTGCATGTCAGGGCAAGATCCCCGTAAAAAAAATCAACGGAGTAAGTCTGGTGGCCTCACGTGATAGTCTAAAACCTGAGCAGATCGCTCCAATGAAAAAGCTTTATTCCAACTCTGTCGCATTAATGCCGTTTGCCTTTATGCCCAATATTGAAGAGCCTGAACTTTATTTTAATAATAAGAGACAATGGTATGGCGAAAGGAAAGAAGGGATAAAACAAGCCATTGCGTTATTGCAACAACAAAAGCTAATGATCATGCTTAAACCTCAGATCTGGATTAGAAACGGACATTTTACCGGTGATCTAAAATTCAAAAAGGAGGAAGACTGGAAGAAATTTGAGCAGAGTTACCGGGATTATTTACTGCTTTTTGCTGAAGTTGCAAGAGATCATAATGTAGAGATGCTTTGTGTTGGTACAGAATTATTCCACTTCGTAAATGCACGACCTCAATTCTGGGAAGATCTTATTTCTGAGATCAGGGAGTTCTATAAAGGTGAGATCGTTTACGCCGAAAACTGGGACAAAGCGAATAAGATTGAGATTTGGAAGCAGTTGGATTATATTGGTGTGGATGCTTATTTTCCACTGAGTAATGAAGCATCTCCAGGATTAGACGAATTAAGAAGTGGCTGGCAGCCACACAAACAGATGTTGAGGGAATTATCCCGAAAGTATAATAAACCAGTGATCTTTACTGAATATGGCTATAGAAGCATAGATTATGCTGCCAGGGAACCGTGGAATTCAAGTCGTGAAATGAACAGCATCAATCACAAACTTCAGGCGGACGCACTTTCTGCTCTATATGATGAATTTTGGAGTGAGCCCTGGTTTGAAGGAGGGTTTATCTGGAAATGGCATCAGCACGAAAACTCTGGCGGCATGGAAAACAATAGATTTACTCCACAAAACAAGCCTGCCGAGGAGGTTGTGAAAAGTTATTATAAAAGTTTTACAGATTAA
- a CDS encoding TIGR04283 family arsenosugar biosynthesis glycosyltransferase: protein MISIIIPVYNEEERLPALLRHLDVVSSGIVSEIIIVDGGSSDKTAEIAQAAENIVFHTSEKGRALQMNAGAKIAKTDIFYFLHADSFPPKDFDALILKEVQNGNLAGCFQMKFDKDHWWLNLMGWFTKLNHISCRGGDQSLFVTRDLFTKLQGFDESYKVYEDNEFIKKLYGEKQFTVIKSWITTSARLYDRMGIWKTQRLFAEIYWKKRRGASAEELYEHYYKRLNL, encoded by the coding sequence ATGATCAGTATTATAATTCCGGTTTATAATGAAGAGGAACGACTTCCGGCGCTGTTAAGGCACCTGGATGTTGTTTCTTCCGGAATTGTTTCTGAGATCATTATCGTTGATGGTGGCAGTAGTGATAAAACCGCAGAAATTGCTCAGGCTGCCGAGAATATTGTTTTTCATACTTCAGAAAAAGGCAGGGCATTACAAATGAATGCTGGAGCAAAGATCGCTAAAACAGATATTTTCTATTTCTTACATGCTGATAGTTTTCCTCCTAAGGATTTTGATGCATTGATCTTGAAGGAAGTTCAAAATGGGAATCTTGCCGGATGCTTCCAGATGAAATTCGATAAGGATCACTGGTGGTTGAATCTGATGGGGTGGTTCACCAAATTAAATCATATTTCTTGCAGGGGCGGTGACCAATCTTTATTTGTAACCCGTGACCTTTTTACCAAACTCCAGGGATTTGATGAATCCTATAAGGTGTATGAGGATAATGAGTTTATAAAAAAACTTTATGGAGAAAAGCAATTCACGGTTATAAAAAGCTGGATCACGACTTCTGCCAGATTATATGACAGAATGGGGATTTGGAAAACTCAGAGATTATTTGCCGAGATCTACTGGAAAAAAAGAAGAGGTGCGAGTGCAGAAGAGCTGTATGAGCATTATTATAAAAGGCTTAATCTGTAA
- a CDS encoding DUF547 domain-containing protein, with amino-acid sequence MKKFILSFAVLISGVCMFASCNLISSAGFNSKGLPTPDVRTADASVNIESTVKLDHSLWDELLQKHVKSNGLVDYKGFKKDRAKLDRYLEMLSSQKPTDQWSSSELLAYYINLYNAYTVDLILKNYPLKSIKDINGPWTKEFVKVGNKKLSLGAIENSILRKMNEPRIHFAINCASISCPKLMNEAFTADKIEQQLEKATREFVNSDKNDISVTSAKLSSIFDWYKGDFTENGMTLINYVNQYAKTKINKGAEISYKNYDWNLNEVK; translated from the coding sequence ATGAAAAAGTTCATTTTAAGCTTTGCTGTTTTAATATCCGGGGTGTGTATGTTTGCCTCCTGTAACCTTATTTCCAGTGCCGGATTTAATAGTAAAGGATTGCCTACTCCAGATGTAAGGACGGCAGATGCTTCTGTAAATATAGAATCCACGGTAAAATTGGATCATAGTCTTTGGGATGAGCTTCTTCAAAAGCACGTGAAGTCCAACGGACTTGTAGATTATAAGGGATTCAAAAAGGATCGTGCAAAACTGGACAGATATTTAGAGATGCTTTCCAGTCAGAAGCCTACAGACCAATGGTCTTCTTCAGAGTTGCTGGCCTATTATATCAATCTTTATAATGCTTATACGGTAGATCTTATTTTGAAGAATTACCCGCTCAAAAGCATCAAGGATATAAACGGGCCATGGACAAAAGAGTTTGTAAAAGTTGGTAATAAAAAATTGTCTTTAGGAGCTATTGAAAACAGCATCCTGAGAAAGATGAATGAGCCAAGGATACATTTTGCCATTAACTGTGCGTCGATCTCCTGTCCTAAACTTATGAATGAGGCTTTCACTGCAGATAAGATTGAGCAGCAGCTGGAAAAGGCGACACGGGAATTTGTGAATTCAGATAAAAATGATATTTCAGTAACTTCTGCTAAATTGTCTTCGATCTTCGATTGGTATAAAGGAGACTTCACCGAAAATGGCATGACTTTGATTAATTATGTAAATCAATATGCCAAGACCAAAATCAATAAAGGAGCAGAGATCTCCTATAAAAATTACGACTGGAACCTTAATGAGGTAAAGTAG